Part of the Pseudomonas sp. ADAK13 genome is shown below.
TGATCAATGCCATCGGGGTGCTGGGCTGGGGCGTCGGCGGGCTGGAAGGGCAGGCGGCGATGCTCGGTGAGCCGGTGCCGATTCCTTTCCCGCAGGTGGTGGGCATTCGCGTCACCAACGCCTTGCGCGACGGCGTGACCGCCACGGACCTGGCGTTGACGGTGACCGAACTGCTGCGCCGGCGCAGCATGGTCGGCAAGTTTGTCGAGTTCACCGGGCCGGGCCTGGCGTCCCTGAGTTGGGCGGCACGGGGCACCGTGGCCAACATGGCGCCGGAATACGGTGCCACCGTGGTGTTTTTCCCGTTTGATGACGAGACGCTGGCGTACCTGAACCTGAGTGCGCGGCCACAAGCCTTGATCAACAAGGTCTCGGCCTATATGGCGGCGCAGCCGCTGTGGCGCCGGGAGGGCGACCCCGAGCCAGTGTTTGATGAATGGATCGAGCTGGATCTGGCGCGGGTTGAACCCAGTGTCGCCGGCCCTCATCAGCCGCATCAGCGCCAGTCCCTGGCAGACGCCGGGGCTTCGTTTCATCAGCACGTGAGCGCCGACAAACAGGTGTTTTTCGAGCCGTCATTCCAGGTGCCGATTACCCATGGCGCGGTGGTGATGTCGGCCATCACCAGCTGCACCAACACCGCCAACCCGGCGCAGATGGTCCAGGCCGGGCTCTTCGCCCGCAATGCCCGCGCCCGTGGGCTGACGCGCAAACCGTGGGTCAAGACGTCGCTGTCACCGGGCTCGCGGGTGGTGGCCGATTACCTTGAAGCCGCTGGCTTGCTGGAGGATTTTTCCGCACTGGGGTTCGACCTGGCGGGCTTTGGCTGCATGACCTGCATCGGCAACTCCGGCAGCCTTGAACGCCATGTCGAGACCTTCGCCGAACAGGGCTTGAAAGGCGTGGTGGTGCTTTCGGGCAATCGCAATTTCGAAGGCCGGGTCAACCCGAAAGTCCCGGCCGGCTACCTCGCATCGCCCGCGTTGTGCGTGGCCTATGCGATTGCCGGCAGCATCGACATTGACCTGTCGGCCCAACCGCTGGCGATGGACGCTCACGGGCAGCCGGTGTTCCTGCATGAGCTGATGCCCAGCGAAGCCGAGGTGGCCGCGCAAGTGGCGGCAGTGGTGCGCCCGGCGCTGTTCCGGCAGCGCCAGCAACTGCTGTGGCAAGGCACTCACCATTGGCAAGCGCTGGAAGCCGACGGCAGCGTGCAGTTTGCCTGGCACCCCGACTCCACCTACCTGCGCCGCCCGCAGTACCTCGCCGACGTCGCGCCGGTGCCGCCCGGTTCCTTGTCCATCAGCCGTGCGCGGGCCCTGGTGGTGTTGGGTGATAACGTCACCACTGACCATATCTCCCCGGCGGGCACGATTCCGGCCGACAGCCTGGCCGGGCACTGGCTGCAGGAGCGCGGCGAAGCGCTGGCGGACCTCAATCAGTATTCGACCCGGCGCAGTAACCACGAAGTGATGGTGCGCGGCGCGTTCACCAACCCGCGCCTGAACAACCTGCTGACGCCCGACCAACCCCCGCGCCAGGGCGTCTGGGCCTGGAACACCGACCGCAGCGACTACCTGCCGCTGTACCTCGCCGCGCAAAGCTACACCGGGACGCCGACGGTCGTGTTCGCCGGGATCAACTACGGTGCCGGCTCCAGCCGCGACTGGGCGGCAAAGGTCCTGACCTTGCTGGGGATCAAGGTGGTGGTAGCCCGCAGCATCGAGCGGATTCACCGCAGCAACCTGATTGGCATGGGCGTGCTGCCGCTGGTCTTCGATGAAGGCGCGACGGTGCAGGACTTGCACCTCGATGGCCGCGAGTCCCTGAGCTTCCTCGGCCTGGACCATTTGCAGGTCGGCGAGAACCGGATCACCTTGCAGATTGACCGCCCCCACGGTGAAACCACGCGCGCCGCACTGACCTTGCGCCTCGACTCGTTGCAGGAGGTTGGTTACCTTGAACACGGTGGCGTCTTGCCCTTCGTCATTCGCAAGACCGTGCAAAGAACTGTTCAAGGAGCGCGTAATGATTGACCCGCAGGTACTGCAACAACTGGCCCCCGAGGGTGTGCTTCGGGCTGCCATCAACTTTGGCAACCCGGTGCTGGCCCAGCGCGGTGAAGGTGGCGAGCCCCTGGGCGTGTCGGTGGCGCTGGCCAGGGCCCTGGCCGATGAGTTGGGCGTGCGGCTTGAGTTGATCACCTTTGAAGCGGCGGGCAAGGTCTTCGCCGCATTGGCCGATGACCTCTGGCGCGTGGCATTCCTGGCCATCGAACCGGTGCGCGAGCAGGAAATCGCCTTCAGTGCGCCCTACGTGATCATCAAGGGCACGTACCTGGTGGCGGTGGATTCACCCTTGAGCAGCGTGTCGCAACTGGATGCTCCGGGCCAACGCATCGCCGTCGGCCAGGGCGCGGCGTATGACCTGTACCTGAGCCGCACGGTGCAGCACGCCGAACTGGTGCGCGCGCCGACCTCGGCGGGGGCCGTGGACCTGTTTATCGAGCAAGACCTGAATGCGGCGGCCGGGGTTCGGGATTACCTGCGAACCCGTGTGGATGAGCGCTGGCGTCTGCTGGAGGATGACTTCATGAGCATCAGCCAGGCCGTCGCGGTACCGGTGGCGCACGCAGCCGCTGCCGCGTTCGTCAAATCCTTTGTCGAACGGCAGAAAGCCAATGGTTGGGTAAAACAGGCGTTGTCGCGCAGCGGGCAAAGCCCGGAACTGGCGGCGCCTTAGAGCCGGCGCAGGAAGGATTTGACGATTTGCTGGGTGGCCTGGGTCGTGTCCAGGTCTTCCAGGCGGGTGAAGGGATGCCACTGGCATTCCGTGATTTCACTCAGGGGCCGGGCTTCGTCGATATTCACCACCGACGCCTCGAACACATGGTGCAGCGTGTCGCTGGCCTTCAATTCCTGCAATAACAGCAAACCGTCCACGTTCAGCCCGGTTTCTTCTTCCAGTTCCCGCGCGGCGGCGCCTGCCGGGCGCTCGTCGCGCTCGACCTTGCCACCGGGCAGTGCCCATTTCGATCGGGCTTTACGCACGAACAGGATGTGCCCGTCGTGCTCGCAAATCACCGTGGCCCTTATTTTCATCGTCTGTGCCCCTGCAGTTGGATGAATGTCATAAAAGTGTAATGCAATTGTCATGCTCAGTCTTTAACCGGCAGGGTGGAGAGGGCGCAGGAAAACACCGATACTGCCCCATCGAAAAAAACTCACTGCAAGGAGATACAGATGAACACCGTACGCTGGGGCATGATCGGCTGTGGCAGTGTCACTGAACTCAAGAGTGGACCCGCCTTCTACAAAGCGCCAGGTTCCGCGCTGGTGGCCGTGATGGGGCGCCGCGAGGAGGCCGTGCGCGATTATGCGGCACGCCATGGCATCGCCCGGTTCTACACCGACGCCCAGGCGCTGATCGACGACCCTGAAGTGGACGCGGTCTACATCGCCACACCGCCCGACAGTCACCTGGAGTACAGCCTGATGGTGGCCGCCGCGGGCAAGCATTGCTGCGTCGAGAAACCCATGTCGCTGAATGCCGAGCAAAGTGCGCTGATGCAGCGCACCTTTGAACAGGCCGGGCTGCACCTGTTTGTCTCCTATTACCGGCGTTCCCTGCCGCGCTTCCAGCAAGTGCGGGATTGGCTGCAGGACGGGCGCATCGGTGAGTTGCGCCACCTGACCTGGACCTTGTGCAAGCCGCCTTCCGAGGACGACGCCAGCAGCAGCAACTGGCGCACCGACCCGGCGATTGCCGGCGGCGGTTATTTTGCGGACCTGGCCAGCCACGGTTTTGACCTGTTCCAGTACCTGGCCGGGGATATCGTCGATGTGGCCGGGTTTACCGCGCGCCAGGCCGGGCGTTATGCCGCTGAAGACGCCGTGACCGCCTGCTGGACCTTCGCCTCGGGTGCACTGGGCATGGGCTGCTGGAACTTTGTTGCCGACCGTCGCGAGGACTGGGTGGAACTGATCGGCAGCAAGGGCCGCATCACCTTCTCGGTATTCGATGAAGCACCGTTGCGCCTTGAGGCCGAGACCCGCGAGGAAGTGGAGGTGCCCAATCACGCGCATATCCAGTGGCATCACGTGCTGGGGATGAACGCGCACATTCGCGGCGAGAGCAAACACCCGGCGCTGGCGATCGAGGCGTTGAAGACCGACCGGGTCATGGACCGGGTGCTACAGCGTAACCCCAACCTGGCTGTTTAACCGTGCTGGAATGTTCTCTTTTAAAGGAATGAACAGATGAAATGGAACGCAGCCTGGATGGGGTTGTTTCTGGTGCTGGCGGGCGCCGCCACGGCAGCACCGCGGGCGCAGGGGCAGGCGGGGGAGTTTGATTTTTATGTGTTGTCGTTGTCCTGGTCGCCGACCTTCTGCCTGACGCATCCGGACGACCAGCAGTGTTCGGGCAAGGGCTACGGGTTTGTCCTGCATGGCCTGTGGCCGCAGTACGCGAAGGGCGGCTGGCCGGCGTCGTGTGAGCCGCAGTCGCGGTTGTCGGATGCCGACTTCGCCCGGGGCAGGACGATGTTCCCGTCGCCCAGGCTGCTCAGGCATGAGTGGGCCAAGCACGGCACTTGCAGCGGCCTTGAGGCGTCAGCCTATCTGGACAAGACCGATGCCGCGCTGGGCGTGGTCAAGGTCCCGCAGCAGCTTGAGCCCTTCAACGTCCGTGGCGGCCTGGCCGCGCGGGACATCGAAGGGCTGTTTCGCGAGAGCAACCCGGCCATGGGCAACCACGGGATGGCCGTGATCTGCAAGGGCGCAGTGTTGACCGAGGTGCGGGTGTGCCTGACCAAGGACCTGGCGTTTGCCGGCTGCCCGCGCAGCGTCAAGAGCCAGTGCCGGGACGGCGAGATTCGTATCCCGACCCAACGCTGAGCGGATTCACGCGGACCCATAACCGTTATGGGTCTGCTCGATTTCCTCCACCAATCGGTCAATGCCCGCCAGGCGCGCCCGGTTGTCATGGTCCCAGGGATGAAACCCTGGCTTGAAGTAATGCAACCAGGGCAACGCCATGCGCGGGAACACGCCCTTGGGTCCGTAGAGAAACTTGAGCATCCGCCAGAAGCCCTTCAAATGCCCACCCGAACGGCGGTCGGCAAACAGCAGGCGCAGGTGGAAATCAAAGATCACCAGCCAGAAGAGCAGCGTGGTGACGAGCATGGTCCCGGTGCGCAGCAAATACCGCTTGGGCCCGGGCTTGATCACGCGGTTCCACACATCAAACGCCACGGCCTTGTGCTCGGTTTCCTCCAGGGCATGCCAGTACCACATCTGTTGGTATCCCTTGACCGAATCACCAAACCGCGACGGGTCGCTGAGGAGGATTTCCGCGAGCATCGCGGTGTAATGCTCCAGGGCAATGGTCACCGCCAGGTTGAACGAGGCGGGCATGTACTTTTTTTGCGCGTCGAGGATCATCTTCAGTCGGCGATCCAGGGTATGCGCCGGCAGCCCGGCGGCTTGCAGCAGGTCGTTGTAGGCCACGTGCTCGCGGCTGTGCATGGCCTCCTGGCCGATGAACCCCTGGATTTCTTTCTTCAGTTCCGGCTCTTCGATGCGCTGGCGGTAATGGCGCACGCTGTCCATGAAGAACAGTTCGCCCTGGGGAAACAGCAACGACAACGCGTTGAAAAAGTGGGTGATGAACGGGCCTTGTTCATGCCAGTTCTTGATGCGTTCGGCCGGCAGGGCAAAACGAATATCGCGGCGAATCGGCAACATGATCGGTACTCCAGGTCAGAGACGGTGCTCTTCGTTGGTTTCAAGGACGGGTGACGGCGCGCTGCGTTGCTTGGGCGCCATGCGCTTGCTGGCGAACACCACCAGCGCTTGATAGGCCGCCGGCAGGCAGCGGGCGAGCAGGTCCAGAAAGTAAGCATCGCGGCCAATCAGCACGCGGCGTTTGTTGTTGCGTACGCCGTGCAGAATGACCTTGGCGGCCTGGTCGGCGTCGGTGATGAACAGCTTTTCAAAGTCGGCCCGGGCCTGCTGTTCGCTGTGGATCAGGAAGCCGGTCATGTTCGCGTCGATCCGGCTGCTGCGGCAGATGTCGGTACGGATCCCGCCGGGGTGCACGCAAGTGGCCGAGACCCCGCTTTTTTGCAGGTCGAGTTCCTGGCGCAGGGATTCGGTAAAGCCGCGCACGGCGAACTTGGTGGCGTTGTAGCCGCTCATGCCGGGCTGGGCGAACAGGCCGAATACGCTGGAGGTGTTGACCACATGGCCGTCGCCGCTGGCCTTGAGGTATGGCAAAAAGGCTTTGGTGCCGTACACCACGCCCCAGAAATTGATCCCGACGATCCACTCCAGGTCGGCGTAGTCCACGCCCTCGACGGTGCTCGACAGGGCCACCCCGGCGTTGTTGAAGATCAGATTGATTTGGCCATGGTCGATGGCGCACCGGGCGGCCCAGTCCTCCATGGCCTGGCGGTCGGAAACGTCCAGCACCTGCGAGGTGACCAGCACCGGCGCAAGCACCTGGGCCTTGATCAACTCGACCGTCTGCTCCAGGCCCTGGCTGTTTTTATCGGCCAGCGCCAAGTGGCAGCCTTCACGCGCCAACGCCAGTGCCAACGCGCGGCCCATGCCCGAGGCCGCACCGGTAATCGCCGCCACGCGGCCGTTGAATGACTTCATGACAGGCTCCCTTCAGGGGTAGTGTGGGGCGGCGCCTCAGCAGGGCGCGGTGTGGACGGCAGCGGCGCCAGGCTGGCGACGTAGTCCTTGAGGGCAAAATGCCGGGTGACCTGCTTGAAGCGCCAGGTCGAGCCGGGCCACAGCGTGGTGTTCTTGCCGGTGCGCGGGTCGAGGTACCAGCTCTTGCAGCCGCCGGTGGACCAGATGGTGCCCTTGAGTTTGTCCTGCAGCCTGGCGTTGTAGGCCAGCTCCACCGTCGGCTTGACGTCGACCGTGGCGATGCGATGGCGCTGCATGTGCTGCAGGGCGTCGAGGATGTAGGTGACCTGGGCCTCGATCATCAGAATCATCGAGTTATGCCCCAGCCCGGTGTTGGGCCCGACGATCAGGAACAGGTTCGGATAGCCCGGCACTGTGGTGCCCAGGTAGGCGTGGGCGCCGTCTTGCCAGGTGTCCATCAGGTCGATGCCGTGACGGCCGATGATGCAGTTGCGGGGCAGGGGATCGGTGGCCTGGAAGCCAGTGCCGAAAATGATGCAGTCGGCCGGGTGCTTGATGCCGTCGGCGGTGATCACCCCGTCGGCCTCGATGCGCAGCACGTTGTCGGTCACCACCTGCACGTTGCTGCGCGACAGCGCCGGGTAGTAGTCGTTGGAGATCAGCACACGCTTGCAGCCGATGGTGTAGTCGGGCGTCAGGGTCGCGCGCAGGGAAGGGCGGGCCACTTGTTTGTGCAGGTGGCGCAGGGCGATTTTCTGCACCATTTTCATCAGGCCCGGGTGCCGGGCAAAGCCCACCACGCGACCTTCCAATGCCCAGTAGAACGCCCCGCGCACCAGGCGCTGGGTGAAGGGCAGGTGCTTGAAGGCCCAGCGTTCGAGGCGTGAAATCGGCCGGTCGGGCTTGGGCATGATCCACGGCGGCGTGCGTTGGAACAGGTCCAGGTGGGCCACCTGCGGCGCGATCTGCGGCACGAACTGAATGGCACTGGCGCCGGTGCCGATCACCGCCACGCGTTTGCCTTTCAACGAGTACTCGTGGTCCCACTGCTGGGAGTGGAAGCGTTTGCCCTTGAAGCTGTCCAGGCCGGGAATGTCCGGCAGCGCCGGGCGCGACAGGCCGCCCATCCCCGACACCAACACCCGCGCGCTGACCTGGCGGCCATTGCTGAAACTCAGGCTCCAGCGCTGTTGCGCCTCATCAAACACGGCCTTCTGCAGGCCCATGCCAAAGCGCAGGAACGGCGCCAGCCCGAAGCGCTGTGCGCACTGTTCCAGGTAGGCGCGAATCTCCGCCTGGGGCGCGAATTGCCGCGTCCAGTCCGGGTTGGGCGCAAAGGA
Proteins encoded:
- the acnA gene encoding aconitate hydratase AcnA translates to MSAYLSHLDIDGQRFAWIDLHKLLTPAQLQRLPYSVRILLENIARCAPASLPQVLARALGEGPDCEVPFQPNRLMFHDTTCLPALADFAGMRDVVAELGGDPRAVNPSIPAVLTIDHSVIVEHYAEANAVDANLDIDFRRNSERYRFIKWAQASLDNFKVIPPGTGIIHQMNMESIAQVVWESAPRNGHVLLHPDCMVATDSHTPMINAIGVLGWGVGGLEGQAAMLGEPVPIPFPQVVGIRVTNALRDGVTATDLALTVTELLRRRSMVGKFVEFTGPGLASLSWAARGTVANMAPEYGATVVFFPFDDETLAYLNLSARPQALINKVSAYMAAQPLWRREGDPEPVFDEWIELDLARVEPSVAGPHQPHQRQSLADAGASFHQHVSADKQVFFEPSFQVPITHGAVVMSAITSCTNTANPAQMVQAGLFARNARARGLTRKPWVKTSLSPGSRVVADYLEAAGLLEDFSALGFDLAGFGCMTCIGNSGSLERHVETFAEQGLKGVVVLSGNRNFEGRVNPKVPAGYLASPALCVAYAIAGSIDIDLSAQPLAMDAHGQPVFLHELMPSEAEVAAQVAAVVRPALFRQRQQLLWQGTHHWQALEADGSVQFAWHPDSTYLRRPQYLADVAPVPPGSLSISRARALVVLGDNVTTDHISPAGTIPADSLAGHWLQERGEALADLNQYSTRRSNHEVMVRGAFTNPRLNNLLTPDQPPRQGVWAWNTDRSDYLPLYLAAQSYTGTPTVVFAGINYGAGSSRDWAAKVLTLLGIKVVVARSIERIHRSNLIGMGVLPLVFDEGATVQDLHLDGRESLSFLGLDHLQVGENRITLQIDRPHGETTRAALTLRLDSLQEVGYLEHGGVLPFVIRKTVQRTVQGARND
- a CDS encoding transporter substrate-binding domain-containing protein is translated as MIDPQVLQQLAPEGVLRAAINFGNPVLAQRGEGGEPLGVSVALARALADELGVRLELITFEAAGKVFAALADDLWRVAFLAIEPVREQEIAFSAPYVIIKGTYLVAVDSPLSSVSQLDAPGQRIAVGQGAAYDLYLSRTVQHAELVRAPTSAGAVDLFIEQDLNAAAGVRDYLRTRVDERWRLLEDDFMSISQAVAVPVAHAAAAAFVKSFVERQKANGWVKQALSRSGQSPELAAP
- a CDS encoding NUDIX hydrolase; translation: MKIRATVICEHDGHILFVRKARSKWALPGGKVERDERPAGAAARELEEETGLNVDGLLLLQELKASDTLHHVFEASVVNIDEARPLSEITECQWHPFTRLEDLDTTQATQQIVKSFLRRL
- a CDS encoding Gfo/Idh/MocA family protein, with amino-acid sequence MNTVRWGMIGCGSVTELKSGPAFYKAPGSALVAVMGRREEAVRDYAARHGIARFYTDAQALIDDPEVDAVYIATPPDSHLEYSLMVAAAGKHCCVEKPMSLNAEQSALMQRTFEQAGLHLFVSYYRRSLPRFQQVRDWLQDGRIGELRHLTWTLCKPPSEDDASSSNWRTDPAIAGGGYFADLASHGFDLFQYLAGDIVDVAGFTARQAGRYAAEDAVTACWTFASGALGMGCWNFVADRREDWVELIGSKGRITFSVFDEAPLRLEAETREEVEVPNHAHIQWHHVLGMNAHIRGESKHPALAIEALKTDRVMDRVLQRNPNLAV
- a CDS encoding ribonuclease T2 family protein translates to MKWNAAWMGLFLVLAGAATAAPRAQGQAGEFDFYVLSLSWSPTFCLTHPDDQQCSGKGYGFVLHGLWPQYAKGGWPASCEPQSRLSDADFARGRTMFPSPRLLRHEWAKHGTCSGLEASAYLDKTDAALGVVKVPQQLEPFNVRGGLAARDIEGLFRESNPAMGNHGMAVICKGAVLTEVRVCLTKDLAFAGCPRSVKSQCRDGEIRIPTQR
- a CDS encoding metal-dependent hydrolase, producing the protein MLPIRRDIRFALPAERIKNWHEQGPFITHFFNALSLLFPQGELFFMDSVRHYRQRIEEPELKKEIQGFIGQEAMHSREHVAYNDLLQAAGLPAHTLDRRLKMILDAQKKYMPASFNLAVTIALEHYTAMLAEILLSDPSRFGDSVKGYQQMWYWHALEETEHKAVAFDVWNRVIKPGPKRYLLRTGTMLVTTLLFWLVIFDFHLRLLFADRRSGGHLKGFWRMLKFLYGPKGVFPRMALPWLHYFKPGFHPWDHDNRARLAGIDRLVEEIEQTHNGYGSA
- a CDS encoding SDR family NAD(P)-dependent oxidoreductase is translated as MKSFNGRVAAITGAASGMGRALALALAREGCHLALADKNSQGLEQTVELIKAQVLAPVLVTSQVLDVSDRQAMEDWAARCAIDHGQINLIFNNAGVALSSTVEGVDYADLEWIVGINFWGVVYGTKAFLPYLKASGDGHVVNTSSVFGLFAQPGMSGYNATKFAVRGFTESLRQELDLQKSGVSATCVHPGGIRTDICRSSRIDANMTGFLIHSEQQARADFEKLFITDADQAAKVILHGVRNNKRRVLIGRDAYFLDLLARCLPAAYQALVVFASKRMAPKQRSAPSPVLETNEEHRL
- a CDS encoding flavin-containing monooxygenase gives rise to the protein MNAHDTVDIAIIGSGFAGLCMAIKLKEAGFSDFFIAEQADSLGGTWRDNHYPGCACDVQSHVYSFSFAPNPDWTRQFAPQAEIRAYLEQCAQRFGLAPFLRFGMGLQKAVFDEAQQRWSLSFSNGRQVSARVLVSGMGGLSRPALPDIPGLDSFKGKRFHSQQWDHEYSLKGKRVAVIGTGASAIQFVPQIAPQVAHLDLFQRTPPWIMPKPDRPISRLERWAFKHLPFTQRLVRGAFYWALEGRVVGFARHPGLMKMVQKIALRHLHKQVARPSLRATLTPDYTIGCKRVLISNDYYPALSRSNVQVVTDNVLRIEADGVITADGIKHPADCIIFGTGFQATDPLPRNCIIGRHGIDLMDTWQDGAHAYLGTTVPGYPNLFLIVGPNTGLGHNSMILMIEAQVTYILDALQHMQRHRIATVDVKPTVELAYNARLQDKLKGTIWSTGGCKSWYLDPRTGKNTTLWPGSTWRFKQVTRHFALKDYVASLAPLPSTPRPAEAPPHTTPEGSLS